Proteins found in one Sorghum bicolor cultivar BTx623 chromosome 1, Sorghum_bicolor_NCBIv3, whole genome shotgun sequence genomic segment:
- the LOC110429736 gene encoding alanine aminotransferase 2 isoform X1: protein MAPASSVAVENLNPKVLKCEYAVRGEIVIHAQRLQQQLQTQPGSLPFDQILFCNIGNPQSLGQQPVTFFREVLALCDHPCLLEKEETKSLFSADAISRAKQILATIPGRATGAYSHSQGIKGLRDAIAAGITSRDGFPANADDIFITDGASPGVHMMMQLLIRNEKDGILCPIPQYPLYSASIALHGGALVPYYLDEKTGWGLEISDLKKQLEDARSKGIDVRALVVINPGNPTGQVLAEDNQYDIVKFCKNEGLVLLADEVYQENIYVDNKKFNSFKKIARSMGYGEDDLPLVSFQSVSKGYYGECGKRGGYMEITGFSAPVREQIYKVASVNLCSNITGQILASLVMNPPKVGDESYASYKAEKDAILQSLARRAKALEDAFNKLEGISCNKAEGAMYLFPQIHLPQKAIEAAKAAEKAPDAFYALRLLESTGIVVVPGSGFGQVPGTWHIRCTILPQEDKIPAVITRFKAFHEAFMAEYRD from the exons ATGGCCCCTGCCTCCAGCGTCGCCGTGGAGAACCTCAACCCAAAG GTCTTAAAATGTGAGTATGCAGTCCGTGGGGAGATTGTCATCCATGCTCAG CGCTTGCAGCAACAACTACAAACGCAACCAGGGTCTCTTCCTTTCGATCAG ATCCTCTTCTGCAACATTGGGAATCCTCAATCTCTTGGTCAGCAACCTGTGACATTCTTCAGGGAG GTTCTTGCTCTTTGTGATCATCCATGCCTCTTGGAAAAAGAGGAAACCAAATCATTGTTCAG TGCTGATGCTATTTCTCGAGCAAAGCAGATTCTTGCAACTATTCCTGGAAGGGCAACCGGTGCATATAGTCACAGCCAG GGTATCAAAGGACTGCGTGATGCAATTGCTGCTGGTATCACCTCACGTGATGGATTCCCTGCAAATGCAGATGACATTTTCATTACAGATGGAGCAAGTCCTGGG gTCCACATGATGATGCAATTACTGATTAGGAATGAGAAGGATGGCATTCTGTGCCCAATTCCTCAGTACCCCTTGTACTCGGCCTCCATAGCTCTTCATGGTGGAGCTCTT GTCCCCTATTACCTTGATGAAAAAACTGGGTGGGGTTTGGAGATCTCTGATCTTAAGAAGCAACTCGAAGATGCTCGGTCAAAAGGCATTGATGTTAGGGCCTTGGTGGTTATCAATCCAGGAAATCCGACTGGGCAG GTTCTTGCTGAAGACAACCAATATGACATAGTGAAATTCTGCAAAAATGAGGGCCTTGTTCTTCTAGCTGACGAG GTATATCAAGAGAACATCTATGTTGACAACAAGAAATTTAACTCTTTCAAGAAGATTGCAAGATCCATGGGATACGGCGAGGATGATCTCCCTCTAGTATCATTTCAGTCTGTTTCCAAAG GATACTATGGAGAGTGTGGTAAAAGAGGAGGTTACATGGAGATCACTGGCTTCAGTGCTCCGGTAAGAGAGCAGATCTACAAGGTAGCTTCAGTGAACCTGTGCTCCAATATCACTGGTCAAATCCTTGCAAGCCTCGTCATGAATCCACCAAAG GTTGGGGACGAATCATATGCTTCCTACAAGGCAGAGAAAGATGCAATCCTTCAGTCTTTAGCTCGTCGTGCAAAG GCATTGGAGGATGCATTCAACAAGCTTGAGGGAATTTCATGTAACAAGGCTGAAGGAGCAATGTACCTTTTCCCTCAGATTCATCTGCCACAGAAGGCAATTGAGGCTGCTAAAGCTGCTGAGAAAGCACCTGATGCGTTCTATGCTCTCCGTCTCCTTGAATCAACTGGAATTGTTGTGGTCCCTGGATCTGGATTTGGTCAA GTTCCTGGAACATGGCACATCAGATGCACTATCCTGCCGCAAGAAGACAAAATCCCCGCGGTGATCACCCGCTTCAAGGCTTTCCATGAGGCGTTCATGGCTGAGTACCGCGACTAA
- the LOC110429736 gene encoding alanine aminotransferase 2 isoform X2: MAPASSVAVENLNPKRLQQQLQTQPGSLPFDQILFCNIGNPQSLGQQPVTFFREVLALCDHPCLLEKEETKSLFSADAISRAKQILATIPGRATGAYSHSQGIKGLRDAIAAGITSRDGFPANADDIFITDGASPGVHMMMQLLIRNEKDGILCPIPQYPLYSASIALHGGALVPYYLDEKTGWGLEISDLKKQLEDARSKGIDVRALVVINPGNPTGQVLAEDNQYDIVKFCKNEGLVLLADEVYQENIYVDNKKFNSFKKIARSMGYGEDDLPLVSFQSVSKGYYGECGKRGGYMEITGFSAPVREQIYKVASVNLCSNITGQILASLVMNPPKVGDESYASYKAEKDAILQSLARRAKALEDAFNKLEGISCNKAEGAMYLFPQIHLPQKAIEAAKAAEKAPDAFYALRLLESTGIVVVPGSGFGQVPGTWHIRCTILPQEDKIPAVITRFKAFHEAFMAEYRD, from the exons ATGGCCCCTGCCTCCAGCGTCGCCGTGGAGAACCTCAACCCAAAG CGCTTGCAGCAACAACTACAAACGCAACCAGGGTCTCTTCCTTTCGATCAG ATCCTCTTCTGCAACATTGGGAATCCTCAATCTCTTGGTCAGCAACCTGTGACATTCTTCAGGGAG GTTCTTGCTCTTTGTGATCATCCATGCCTCTTGGAAAAAGAGGAAACCAAATCATTGTTCAG TGCTGATGCTATTTCTCGAGCAAAGCAGATTCTTGCAACTATTCCTGGAAGGGCAACCGGTGCATATAGTCACAGCCAG GGTATCAAAGGACTGCGTGATGCAATTGCTGCTGGTATCACCTCACGTGATGGATTCCCTGCAAATGCAGATGACATTTTCATTACAGATGGAGCAAGTCCTGGG gTCCACATGATGATGCAATTACTGATTAGGAATGAGAAGGATGGCATTCTGTGCCCAATTCCTCAGTACCCCTTGTACTCGGCCTCCATAGCTCTTCATGGTGGAGCTCTT GTCCCCTATTACCTTGATGAAAAAACTGGGTGGGGTTTGGAGATCTCTGATCTTAAGAAGCAACTCGAAGATGCTCGGTCAAAAGGCATTGATGTTAGGGCCTTGGTGGTTATCAATCCAGGAAATCCGACTGGGCAG GTTCTTGCTGAAGACAACCAATATGACATAGTGAAATTCTGCAAAAATGAGGGCCTTGTTCTTCTAGCTGACGAG GTATATCAAGAGAACATCTATGTTGACAACAAGAAATTTAACTCTTTCAAGAAGATTGCAAGATCCATGGGATACGGCGAGGATGATCTCCCTCTAGTATCATTTCAGTCTGTTTCCAAAG GATACTATGGAGAGTGTGGTAAAAGAGGAGGTTACATGGAGATCACTGGCTTCAGTGCTCCGGTAAGAGAGCAGATCTACAAGGTAGCTTCAGTGAACCTGTGCTCCAATATCACTGGTCAAATCCTTGCAAGCCTCGTCATGAATCCACCAAAG GTTGGGGACGAATCATATGCTTCCTACAAGGCAGAGAAAGATGCAATCCTTCAGTCTTTAGCTCGTCGTGCAAAG GCATTGGAGGATGCATTCAACAAGCTTGAGGGAATTTCATGTAACAAGGCTGAAGGAGCAATGTACCTTTTCCCTCAGATTCATCTGCCACAGAAGGCAATTGAGGCTGCTAAAGCTGCTGAGAAAGCACCTGATGCGTTCTATGCTCTCCGTCTCCTTGAATCAACTGGAATTGTTGTGGTCCCTGGATCTGGATTTGGTCAA GTTCCTGGAACATGGCACATCAGATGCACTATCCTGCCGCAAGAAGACAAAATCCCCGCGGTGATCACCCGCTTCAAGGCTTTCCATGAGGCGTTCATGGCTGAGTACCGCGACTAA